A genome region from candidate division KSB1 bacterium includes the following:
- a CDS encoding phosphoenolpyruvate carboxykinase (ATP), producing the protein MHCSANEGPDGKSAMLLGLSGTGKTTLSADPERSLLGDDEHGWNQNGIANFENGCYAKLVNLNPDKEPDIFHATFHPDHYLEHGSMVENLMVYPDGSFDLNDDRFTPNSRASYPLCYNSNIKESSTSGHPSTILFLAADAYGVLPPIAKLTPEQAMFWFIMGYTSKLAGTETGVTEPQATFSRFFGEPFMPRNPSDYAGLLGDKMKKYNVQVYTVNTGWTGGAYGVGHRIDINLTRAMVRAALNGKLDPVDFKPDPIFKVLVPQSCPNVPADILNPVNTWTDKEAFESTAKKLAEKFKGHFEANFAGKVEKDIAAECPKA; encoded by the coding sequence TTGCATTGTTCTGCGAACGAGGGACCTGATGGAAAAAGCGCCATGCTGTTGGGGTTGTCGGGAACCGGAAAAACCACATTATCCGCTGATCCTGAACGATCTCTTTTGGGGGATGATGAACACGGATGGAATCAAAACGGAATCGCCAATTTTGAAAACGGCTGCTATGCGAAACTCGTTAACTTGAATCCGGATAAGGAACCGGATATATTTCACGCGACTTTTCACCCGGACCACTATCTTGAGCATGGTTCCATGGTCGAAAATTTAATGGTTTATCCTGATGGTTCATTTGATCTCAATGATGACAGGTTTACTCCCAACTCCCGGGCTTCTTATCCCCTTTGCTATAATTCCAATATTAAAGAGTCCTCAACGTCCGGACATCCAAGCACCATTTTGTTTCTGGCTGCAGATGCATACGGCGTATTGCCGCCGATCGCAAAATTGACACCGGAACAAGCCATGTTTTGGTTCATTATGGGCTATACATCCAAATTGGCAGGAACGGAAACGGGCGTAACAGAACCCCAGGCCACGTTTTCCCGGTTTTTTGGTGAACCGTTCATGCCGAGAAACCCCTCTGATTACGCTGGTCTTTTGGGTGATAAAATGAAAAAATACAACGTTCAGGTTTACACCGTAAACACCGGCTGGACAGGCGGTGCCTATGGTGTCGGCCATCGGATTGATATCAATTTAACACGCGCAATGGTGCGCGCGGCTCTGAACGGTAAGCTCGACCCTGTCGATTTCAAGCCGGATCCCATATTCAAGGTGTTGGTGCCGCAGTCCTGTCCGAATGTTCCGGCTGATATTCTCAATCCGGTCAATACCTGGACTGATAAAGAGGCATTTGAAAGTACAGCTAAAAAGCTGGCTGAAAAATTTAAAGGCCATTTTGAAGCAAATTTTGCCGGCAAAGTAGAGAAAGATATTGCCGCCGAATGTCCGAAAGCCTGA
- a CDS encoding phosphatase PAP2 family protein, protein MFLETLIQLDIAVFIFFNHTCQNPIFDVLMPFITVKEHLAPAMFLVVGLLLWKGGRKGRILVGMLIAAIALSDQVTSHLIKPWVSRLRPCFVFEPLSSINALFGSKSSPSFPSAHASNAFAMASLFALTYPRSKAIALGAACLVAFSRVYVGVHYPMDIISGAIIGTLCGIWIKYTFDLVSGWPVEKQGSI, encoded by the coding sequence ATGTTTCTCGAAACCCTGATCCAGCTTGATATTGCTGTCTTTATATTTTTCAACCATACATGTCAAAACCCGATATTTGATGTGCTGATGCCGTTCATCACTGTTAAAGAACATCTGGCTCCTGCGATGTTTCTGGTGGTCGGTTTATTACTGTGGAAAGGCGGCCGCAAAGGAAGAATACTGGTCGGAATGCTGATAGCCGCCATTGCTCTGTCCGATCAGGTGACCTCACACTTGATCAAGCCCTGGGTCAGCAGGCTGCGCCCCTGTTTTGTGTTCGAACCGCTCAGTTCCATCAACGCGCTATTTGGAAGCAAATCTTCACCCTCATTCCCGTCTGCCCATGCATCCAATGCTTTTGCAATGGCCTCGCTGTTTGCCCTCACGTATCCGCGTTCCAAAGCGATCGCGCTCGGCGCTGCTTGTCTGGTTGCATTCAGCCGGGTCTATGTGGGTGTGCATTATCCGATGGACATTATTTCAGGCGCCATTATCGGGACGCTATGTGGTATTTGGATAAAATATACATTTGATCTTGTATCAGGGTGGCCGGTTGAAAAACAGGGAAGCATCTGA
- a CDS encoding tetratricopeptide repeat protein produces the protein MARLYERGNRYEQAAELYVRICRADPDNLAAYEGAKRTLIHIERYKELESLIYYLQQKKPGLRYKVDLASLKFERDGPEKALQSWNSVLQSHANRQEVYMLVGRAMVDYHFLNQALEVYKKGRSRFDDPTLFMFNMASIYKAQDNFKELTREYIQYLEQHPQQINYLRSDLKHSARSPEDQKTVLTVLESHADDKWAIHLWCADFNTMLRNFKKAFSHLIRFENLAQKSDQVTFLNRYQLGSELYDLGSTVLSAGDTDKAIEIFQYLIDHFKGSFAEKSRIQLAKAYSGSGRYEKAVQMLKQYAQNNRGTSKAVNAMMNLGDLCFKALFDLEQAMQAYKNVVRYANDQNQAKQARYKLGECAVVKGDLPLAESYFKSIPLNDSEKPEPRALYKLAELAFYRQKPGKVSEYIQALLESDLNRHQSLVNDVLEMQLLVQKTVQDSTSLSVLGKASLLYRQLQYSACVDTLERFISNVPGTPLRDEILLLSADALVQLQREEQAIDKLKAVYNNKEGMYSDKALYEMANIHSRQDESEQALQLYEKFLYEYPQSIYLDNVRERLRNLEIKS, from the coding sequence ATGGCGAGACTTTACGAACGCGGAAATCGCTATGAACAGGCTGCTGAATTGTATGTCAGAATCTGCCGGGCCGACCCTGACAATCTTGCTGCTTATGAGGGGGCGAAACGAACGTTGATCCATATCGAACGATATAAGGAGCTTGAATCATTAATCTATTATTTGCAGCAGAAAAAACCCGGTCTCCGGTATAAAGTTGATCTGGCATCATTGAAATTTGAGCGGGATGGACCTGAAAAAGCTCTGCAAAGCTGGAATTCTGTGCTGCAATCGCATGCAAACAGACAGGAAGTGTATATGCTTGTGGGGCGTGCGATGGTTGACTATCATTTCCTGAATCAAGCTCTTGAAGTTTATAAAAAGGGACGCAGCCGATTTGATGACCCGACTTTGTTTATGTTTAATATGGCATCAATTTACAAAGCACAGGATAATTTTAAAGAATTAACCCGAGAGTATATCCAGTATCTTGAACAGCATCCTCAGCAAATTAATTATTTGCGCAGTGACCTAAAACACTCGGCAAGGTCACCGGAAGACCAGAAAACCGTATTAACGGTCTTGGAGTCACACGCTGATGATAAATGGGCCATTCATTTGTGGTGCGCCGACTTTAATACCATGCTGCGAAATTTCAAAAAAGCGTTTTCTCATCTGATTCGTTTTGAAAATCTGGCTCAAAAATCTGATCAGGTCACGTTTCTGAATCGCTACCAATTGGGTTCAGAGCTTTATGATCTGGGTTCAACAGTATTGTCAGCTGGTGATACCGATAAAGCGATCGAAATATTTCAGTATCTAATTGATCATTTCAAGGGATCGTTTGCTGAAAAATCCCGCATTCAACTCGCAAAGGCTTACTCTGGCAGCGGTCGGTATGAGAAAGCGGTGCAAATGCTCAAACAATATGCACAAAACAACCGCGGTACAAGCAAGGCCGTCAATGCAATGATGAATCTGGGGGATTTGTGTTTTAAAGCGCTTTTTGATCTGGAACAGGCCATGCAAGCCTATAAAAATGTCGTCCGCTATGCCAATGATCAGAATCAGGCCAAGCAGGCCCGCTACAAACTCGGAGAATGCGCGGTCGTAAAGGGAGATTTGCCTCTCGCCGAGTCTTATTTCAAATCGATCCCTTTGAATGATAGTGAAAAACCGGAACCCCGGGCGTTGTATAAATTGGCGGAATTGGCTTTTTATCGGCAAAAACCGGGAAAAGTGTCAGAATATATCCAGGCGTTGTTAGAATCTGATTTAAACCGTCATCAATCTTTGGTTAACGACGTGCTGGAAATGCAGCTATTGGTGCAAAAAACCGTTCAGGACTCGACAAGTTTGAGTGTTCTGGGAAAAGCGTCGTTGTTATATCGGCAATTGCAGTATTCGGCCTGTGTCGATACTTTGGAACGGTTTATATCCAATGTGCCTGGTACACCGCTTCGGGATGAAATTCTGTTATTGTCCGCTGATGCCCTGGTTCAGTTGCAGCGCGAAGAGCAGGCAATCGATAAACTTAAAGCTGTTTATAACAACAAAGAAGGAATGTATTCAGACAAAGCTCTGTATGAAATGGCGAATATTCATAGCAGACAGGATGAATCCGAACAAGCACTACAGTTGTATGAAAAGTTTTTATACGAGTATCCTCAGAGTATTTATCTGGATAACGTCCGCGAGCGTTTGAGGAACCTGGAGATCAAATCATGA
- a CDS encoding ComF family protein → MNKYFKYTGRFVFKAARFCTLPLLDVLYPAFCLICENPLQNNTLICPQCQHSLDQAVLPRDHLKTNPVSVPEPQFDAAIAALSYTRSVQTLIHNFKYNGYSRLSKIFAGYMTDQIKTNNLQFDSLQPVPLHSGRKRERGFNQAESLCKSLSKQFNVPLLDCLIRHRYTSQQAKYHREKRFQNVKNAFKLKQSVRVNHIALVDDVITTGATVNECSRLLKESGAREITVLTICRIE, encoded by the coding sequence ATGAACAAGTATTTTAAATATACGGGCCGTTTTGTATTCAAAGCGGCCCGTTTTTGTACGCTTCCCCTGCTCGACGTTCTTTATCCGGCATTCTGCTTAATCTGTGAAAATCCGCTGCAAAACAATACCTTGATTTGTCCTCAATGCCAACACTCGCTGGATCAGGCCGTTTTACCAAGGGATCATCTCAAAACAAACCCCGTATCGGTACCGGAACCTCAATTTGATGCAGCTATTGCCGCGCTCTCTTATACGCGCAGCGTGCAAACGCTGATTCACAACTTTAAATATAATGGTTATTCCAGACTATCAAAAATATTCGCCGGTTATATGACGGATCAAATTAAAACAAACAATCTGCAATTCGATTCACTTCAGCCGGTACCGCTGCATTCAGGACGAAAGCGCGAGCGCGGTTTCAATCAGGCCGAATCTCTATGTAAATCTCTGAGCAAACAGTTCAATGTGCCGTTGCTTGACTGTTTGATACGTCACCGCTACACCAGCCAGCAGGCAAAATATCATCGTGAGAAACGCTTTCAAAATGTGAAAAATGCGTTCAAACTAAAACAGTCGGTAAGGGTGAACCACATTGCCCTTGTAGACGATGTGATAACAACCGGCGCAACAGTAAATGAATGCAGCCGTCTTTTAAAAGAATCCGGGGCTCGAGAGATTACAGTTCTGACAATTTGCCGGATTGAATAA
- a CDS encoding asparagine synthetase B, with protein MKRILILLFILLNTLHAQKLLVNMDLQQSDHLKAYGAAYFALEKGINVEWLLNYRGGSFLMDHYPALERELLLRGVSYESVGGSAAARIYNEIKNENMDIVLLEKAPKIAIYAPPNKQAWDDAVLLALDYAEIPYETLWDQQVLQGKLETFDWLHLHHEDFTGQFGKFYANYRHTDWYRDQVQKNKSMAQSLGFATVWQLKHAVVQAFKDYINRGGFLFAMCSATDTMDIALAAQGVDIVDAPFDGDPPNPAAQQKLDYSNTLAFKNFQLVTNPLVYEYSDIDVPPSNNPVLRGAEAEYFTLFEFSAKYDPVPTMLTQCHVNAVEGFMGQTTGFNKDLIKESIVIMGQAEGTKQAKYIHGNLGKGTFTFYGGHDPEDYQHFINDPPTQLSLHKKSPGYRLILNNILFPAARKKKLKT; from the coding sequence ATGAAAAGAATTCTCATCCTTTTATTCATCTTGCTGAATACACTGCATGCTCAAAAATTACTGGTGAACATGGACCTTCAACAGTCTGATCATCTTAAAGCGTATGGCGCGGCTTATTTTGCACTTGAAAAAGGTATTAATGTCGAATGGCTTTTAAATTACCGTGGCGGATCGTTTCTCATGGATCATTATCCGGCATTGGAACGCGAACTCTTGCTGCGAGGGGTCAGCTATGAATCGGTTGGCGGTTCCGCAGCAGCCCGGATTTATAATGAGATTAAAAATGAGAACATGGATATTGTGCTGCTTGAAAAAGCTCCCAAAATAGCAATTTACGCGCCTCCGAACAAACAAGCCTGGGATGATGCCGTGTTGCTGGCCCTGGATTACGCCGAAATCCCTTATGAAACCCTGTGGGATCAGCAAGTGCTGCAGGGCAAACTGGAAACGTTTGATTGGCTGCATCTTCATCATGAAGATTTTACCGGGCAATTTGGAAAATTTTACGCCAATTACCGACATACGGACTGGTATCGTGATCAGGTGCAAAAAAACAAAAGCATGGCCCAATCTCTTGGCTTTGCAACCGTCTGGCAACTTAAGCATGCTGTTGTTCAGGCGTTTAAGGATTATATCAACCGTGGCGGATTTCTATTTGCCATGTGCTCGGCCACGGATACCATGGATATCGCTCTGGCGGCTCAGGGGGTAGATATTGTCGATGCTCCGTTTGACGGCGATCCCCCGAATCCGGCTGCTCAGCAAAAACTTGATTATTCCAATACGCTGGCTTTTAAAAATTTTCAATTGGTGACCAACCCGCTGGTTTATGAATATTCGGATATCGATGTGCCGCCGAGCAATAATCCGGTTTTGCGCGGTGCAGAGGCCGAGTATTTTACCTTGTTTGAATTTTCCGCAAAGTACGATCCGGTACCCACCATGCTGACTCAATGTCATGTGAATGCGGTGGAAGGATTTATGGGACAGACCACGGGGTTTAACAAAGATTTGATCAAAGAGTCTATCGTTATTATGGGACAGGCAGAGGGGACCAAGCAGGCCAAATATATACACGGAAACCTGGGTAAAGGCACATTTACCTTTTACGGAGGTCACGATCCCGAAGACTATCAGCATTTTATTAATGATCCTCCCACTCAGCTTTCACTGCATAAAAAATCTCCGGGCTATCGATTAATTCTCAATAATATTCTGTTTCCGGCTGCGCGCAAGAAAAAACTCAAGACCTGA
- the purL gene encoding phosphoribosylformylglycinamidine synthase subunit PurL: MITRIEYTLQSSFHDSEAESVEKGAHDLGIDGIEAVRFFTVTYIKGNLSSEDKTRIAEQLLVDPVTQYYEIDQKIALSADTAWSIEVTFNRGVTDMVAETTLKGIADLGIETAESAKTARRYEISGSLSDSDKVLIVEKLLMNKVNEHVVQSDEDIFMPTQSDHFELKHTPLLDADDTELERISKEGDLFLNLNEMKTIQEYFKTRDREPTDIELETLAQTWSEHCSHKTLTGRVEFEGQIIDNPLKETIFKVTRELQKPWCLSVFKDNSGIIEFDEDYAVCFKVETHNHPSAIEPYGGANTGIGGVIRDPLGTGMGAKPIINTDVFCFGPLNMDHKDLPQGVLHPKRVMKGVVAGVRDYGNRMGIPTSNGSIYFDPRYLGNPLVFCGNAGLIPNTMTEKNVQSGDYIIVVGGRTGRDGIHGATASSGELHEESESTWSGAVQIGNPIVEKKVVDTLLQARDQNLYNAITDCGAGGLSSAIGELAETTGAEVNLERVPLKYHGLSYMEIWISEAQERMVIFVSPENLYDILTLFQSEDVEATIIGRTTNDKKLYLKYNETRVGELDMDFLHNGLPKIERKAEWSPPQIKESIFEPASDLGSVLKQLLAQPNICSKEWVIRQYDHEVQAGSVVKPLVGVENDGPADACITRPLLNSNKAVILSNGFNPKYGLINPYWMAASAIDETLRNLVCVGGNLSRTALLDNFCWGNTNKPDRLGGLIRAAEACYDMAKVFETPFISGKDSLNNEFQSGDQSISIPPTLLISAISVMDDARKAVTSDLKQSQNLIYMVGLTRSEMGGSHYYDLLGKSSSYVPIVNPQMAKMIFHAISVATEKNIIRACHDCSEGGLGVAIAEMAFAGGWGASIFLDRVPKNGFISRNDLMLFSESNSRFLVEVSPRDKTDFEAIMHELPFAQIGRVLEKPELCAYGLNGDQIFSIDINTLKEHWQKTIRW; encoded by the coding sequence GTGATCACAAGAATAGAATATACATTACAATCATCCTTTCATGATTCCGAGGCGGAATCCGTCGAAAAAGGCGCTCATGACCTGGGGATTGACGGTATCGAAGCCGTACGGTTTTTTACAGTCACCTATATCAAAGGCAATCTCTCATCCGAAGACAAAACCCGCATTGCCGAACAGCTGCTGGTAGATCCGGTCACTCAGTATTACGAAATTGATCAAAAGATTGCATTGTCTGCTGATACAGCCTGGTCTATTGAGGTGACTTTTAACCGCGGTGTGACTGATATGGTTGCGGAAACCACATTAAAAGGCATCGCTGACCTCGGCATTGAAACCGCCGAGTCTGCAAAGACCGCCCGACGTTATGAGATCAGCGGATCTTTATCAGACAGCGACAAGGTGTTGATTGTTGAAAAACTGCTGATGAACAAAGTGAACGAACATGTGGTGCAGTCCGATGAAGATATCTTTATGCCCACGCAGAGTGATCACTTTGAGCTCAAGCATACCCCCCTTCTTGATGCCGATGATACTGAACTGGAACGCATCAGTAAGGAGGGGGACCTGTTTCTTAATTTGAATGAAATGAAAACGATCCAGGAGTATTTCAAAACCCGGGATCGCGAGCCGACTGATATCGAGCTGGAAACTCTGGCGCAAACCTGGTCTGAACACTGCAGCCACAAAACGCTGACCGGTCGCGTTGAGTTCGAAGGTCAAATCATTGACAATCCGTTGAAGGAAACAATTTTCAAAGTAACCCGCGAACTGCAGAAACCCTGGTGCCTGTCGGTATTCAAAGATAATTCAGGAATCATCGAGTTTGATGAAGACTATGCGGTTTGTTTCAAGGTGGAAACCCACAACCATCCCTCAGCGATCGAACCCTACGGAGGCGCCAATACGGGTATCGGCGGAGTGATTCGCGATCCTCTGGGTACCGGCATGGGGGCCAAACCTATTATCAATACCGACGTATTCTGCTTCGGTCCTCTAAATATGGATCACAAAGACCTGCCACAGGGCGTCCTGCATCCGAAACGTGTGATGAAGGGTGTGGTTGCCGGTGTCCGGGACTATGGCAACCGAATGGGGATACCCACCTCCAACGGTTCAATTTACTTTGATCCGCGCTACCTGGGGAATCCGCTGGTGTTCTGTGGAAATGCAGGACTCATCCCCAATACCATGACGGAAAAGAATGTGCAATCCGGCGATTACATTATTGTTGTCGGAGGCCGCACCGGTCGTGATGGTATTCACGGCGCCACTGCATCGTCCGGGGAACTGCATGAAGAGAGTGAAAGCACCTGGAGCGGAGCCGTACAGATCGGAAATCCTATTGTGGAAAAAAAGGTGGTGGATACACTCCTGCAGGCGCGGGACCAGAACCTGTACAATGCCATTACCGATTGCGGTGCAGGCGGATTATCCTCGGCCATAGGCGAGCTGGCTGAGACCACCGGCGCAGAGGTGAACCTTGAACGGGTTCCGCTAAAATATCACGGTCTCTCTTATATGGAAATCTGGATATCGGAAGCCCAGGAACGTATGGTCATTTTTGTATCTCCGGAAAATCTTTATGACATTTTAACACTGTTTCAGAGTGAAGATGTGGAAGCGACGATCATCGGGCGCACCACCAATGATAAAAAACTTTACTTGAAATACAATGAGACACGCGTGGGTGAACTGGATATGGACTTTTTACACAACGGTTTACCCAAAATAGAACGCAAAGCGGAATGGAGCCCTCCGCAAATCAAGGAATCCATTTTTGAACCGGCCTCCGACCTCGGCTCTGTCCTCAAGCAATTGCTGGCTCAACCCAATATTTGCAGCAAGGAATGGGTCATTCGGCAGTATGATCACGAAGTCCAGGCCGGAAGCGTGGTGAAACCGCTTGTGGGGGTGGAAAACGATGGCCCTGCAGACGCCTGCATCACCCGTCCGCTCCTGAATTCCAATAAAGCGGTCATTCTCTCCAACGGATTCAATCCCAAGTACGGCTTGATCAATCCCTACTGGATGGCGGCATCCGCCATCGACGAAACGTTGCGAAATCTCGTTTGCGTGGGCGGTAACCTGTCGAGAACAGCTCTTTTGGATAATTTTTGCTGGGGAAATACCAATAAACCGGACCGGCTGGGCGGCCTGATACGGGCTGCCGAAGCCTGCTATGATATGGCCAAGGTATTTGAAACTCCATTTATATCCGGAAAAGACAGTCTCAACAATGAATTTCAAAGCGGTGATCAAAGTATATCCATCCCCCCCACCCTTCTGATCTCCGCCATATCCGTTATGGATGACGCCCGAAAAGCGGTCACCTCGGATTTAAAGCAGAGTCAAAATTTGATCTATATGGTCGGGTTGACCCGCAGCGAGATGGGCGGCTCACATTACTATGATCTTTTAGGGAAAAGCAGTTCCTACGTCCCCATAGTCAATCCGCAAATGGCAAAAATGATATTCCACGCCATATCTGTGGCCACTGAAAAAAACATTATCCGCGCTTGTCATGACTGCTCAGAAGGAGGATTGGGCGTTGCCATAGCTGAAATGGCCTTTGCCGGCGGCTGGGGCGCCAGTATTTTCCTGGACCGGGTGCCGAAAAACGGATTTATTTCCAGAAACGATTTGATGCTGTTTTCGGAATCCAACTCCCGATTTCTCGTTGAAGTGAGTCCACGAGACAAAACTGATTTTGAAGCCATTATGCACGAACTTCCGTTTGCCCAGATCGGACGCGTTCTGGAAAAACCCGAACTCTGTGCGTATGGGTTAAACGGCGATCAAATCTTTAGTATCGATATCAATACGTTAAAAGAACACTGGCAGAAAACCATCAGGTGGTAG
- the purQ gene encoding phosphoribosylformylglycinamidine synthase I, whose protein sequence is MTPRALVLRAAGSNCDIETKFAFDSAGGHADLVHINRLLDQSVSLKDYQILVVPGGFTYGDDISAGKVLANQLKNKLHDQLYEFHEHDKLILGICNGFQVLIKSGLLPKIDMQAEQQVTLAFNDSGKFEDRWVHLSVNRESPCVFTRDMKSTVQFPVANAEGKLVAKNHSVLQRLKKQNQIVFQYTNPNSGEADYPYDPSASMQHIAGICDPTGRILGLMPHPERHFHPTHHPQWTRVGLAEEGDGVPVFKNAVNYFYKQQPVSRTCSKKF, encoded by the coding sequence ATGACGCCCCGCGCACTCGTATTAAGAGCCGCTGGCTCGAATTGTGATATAGAAACCAAATTCGCTTTTGATTCGGCAGGCGGACACGCCGATCTGGTCCATATCAACCGGCTGCTGGATCAATCTGTCAGCCTGAAAGATTATCAGATTCTTGTCGTGCCCGGCGGATTTACATACGGAGATGATATATCAGCAGGCAAAGTGCTGGCCAATCAGCTGAAAAACAAGCTGCATGATCAGCTTTATGAATTTCATGAACACGACAAACTGATCCTTGGAATATGCAACGGATTTCAGGTTTTGATCAAATCAGGGTTGTTACCTAAAATCGACATGCAGGCGGAACAGCAAGTCACTCTGGCGTTTAATGATTCCGGTAAATTTGAAGACCGCTGGGTGCATTTAAGCGTCAACAGGGAATCACCCTGCGTGTTCACACGGGATATGAAATCAACGGTTCAATTTCCCGTCGCCAATGCCGAGGGAAAACTTGTCGCCAAGAATCATTCTGTACTTCAGCGTCTAAAAAAACAAAACCAGATCGTTTTTCAGTATACAAACCCGAACAGCGGCGAAGCAGACTATCCATACGATCCCAGCGCATCCATGCAACATATTGCCGGAATCTGTGATCCAACAGGCCGAATTTTGGGGCTGATGCCGCATCCGGAACGACATTTTCATCCGACTCATCATCCCCAATGGACACGAGTCGGTCTCGCAGAGGAAGGAGACGGGGTGCCCGTGTTTAAAAACGCGGTCAACTATTTTTATAAACAGCAACCCGTAAGCAGGACATGTTCAAAGAAATTTTAA